Proteins from one Cicer arietinum cultivar CDC Frontier isolate Library 1 chromosome 3, Cicar.CDCFrontier_v2.0, whole genome shotgun sequence genomic window:
- the LOC101511401 gene encoding uncharacterized protein: MGKFGKILDLLEVNVQVDALTALTQFYDPPFRCFTFKDFQLAPTLEEFERIMGYPMKGSKPYQYMEHYPSLKIIAETFDIPIKEIEDNRTNKDNLIGFPIKYLEEKAVNLARDGKWDTFMDMLALIIYGIVLFPTIKDFVDFMAIDVFLAYKHRGENPVPAVLADIYCTLDFRHEKEGGLIHCCSPILYFWFVKHIFQDTHQLKTKSKKEWANVLANLNERTTQLYSRSQDINEVICRCGVFVDVPLMGTKGCINYSPYVALRQLGYPMTKPLIMDVTKSFVIHGRDVYDASLLRRIRKSWGDVVRRGQELGPRSCGIGEEYHNWVKKRALEVKLPFHNTIITPEVVTTEPFFSTKDLEVDLALK, from the coding sequence ATGGGGAAATTCGGCAAGATTCTTGATTTACTTGAAGTTAATGTACAAGTGGATGCCCTTACAGCGTTGACCCAATTCTATGATCCTCCTTTTAGGTGTTTCACTTTTAAggactttcagttggccccaACGTTGGAGGAGTTCGAACGAATAATGGGATATCCGATGAAGGGGAGTAAACCTTACCAATACATGGAACACTACCCCTCACTGAAAATAATTGCTGAAACATTTGACATCCCTATAAAGGAAATAGAAGACAATAGAACCaacaaagataatttgattGGATTTCCAATAAAATATCTTGAGGAGAAAGCAGTAAACTTAGCAAGAGATGGAAAATGGGACACTTTCATGGATATGCTTGCCTTAATTATATATGGAATTGTTTTATTTCCAACCATTAAGGATTTTGTGGATTTCATGGCGATAGACGTCTTTTTGGCTTACAAGCATAGAGGGGAGAATCCAGTACCGGCAGTTTTGGCTGACATTTACTGCACGCTCGACTTCCGTCATGAGAAAGAGGGGGGCTTAATCCATTGTTGCTCGCCAATTCTCTATTTTTGGTTtgtcaaacatatttttcaagACACGCATCAGTTAAAAACTAAGAGCAAAAAGGAATGGGCCAACGTTCTAGCAAATCTCAACGAAAGAACGACTCAATTGTACTCCCGGAGTCAAGATATAAATGAAGTGATTTGTAGATGCGGTGTTTTTGTAGATGTTCCCCTCATGGGAACCAAAGGTTGTATAAATTATAGTCCCTATGTTGCATTGAGACAATTGGGTTATCCTATGACAAAACCCCTAATAATGGATGTAACAAAATCTTTTGTTATTCATGGACGAGATGTTTATGATGCTAGCTTGTTGAGAAGAATACGTAAGTCTTGGGGAGATGTTGTTAGAAGAGGACAAGAATTAGGGCCTAGAAGTTGTGGTATAGGAGAGGAATATCATAATTGGGTGAAAAAGAGGGCATTAGAGGTCAAGTTGCCTTTTCACAACACCATCATTACTCCTGAAGTAGTAACAACAGAACCTTTTTTCAGTACTAAAGATTTAGAGGTCGACTTAGCTCTCAAATGa